In one window of Erythrolamprus reginae isolate rEryReg1 chromosome 1, rEryReg1.hap1, whole genome shotgun sequence DNA:
- the PPIL3 gene encoding peptidyl-prolyl cis-trans isomerase-like 3, producing the protein MAVTLHTDVGDVKIELFCERTPKACENFLALCASNYYNGCTFHRNIKGFMVQTGDPTGSGKGGISIWGRKFEDEYSEYLKHSVRGVVSMANNGPNTNGSQFFVTYGKQPHLDMKYTVFGKVIDGLDTLDELEKLPVNEKTFRPLNDVHIKDVTIHANPFAQ; encoded by the exons ATG GCTGTCACATTGCACACTGATGTTGGAGATGTTAAAATTGAGTTATTCTGTGAACGGACACCAAAAGCTTGTGAG AATTTTCTGGCTCTCTGTGCCAGTAATTACTACAATGGTTGTACTTTTCATCGAAATATCAAAGGCTTTATGGTTCAGACGGGAGACCCAACTG GTTCTGGGAAAGGAGGCATCAGTATTTGGGGCAGAAAGTTTGAAGATGAATATAGTGAATACTTAAAg CACAGTGTCCGCGGAGTTGTTTCCATGGCAAACAATGGTCCGAATACAAATGGTTCTCAGTTCTTTGTCACTTATGGCAAACAGCCACATCTCGACATGAAATATACTGTCTTTGGGAA GGTAATTGATGGCTTGGATACCCTTGATGAGCTGGAGAAGCTGCCCGTAAATGAAAAGACATTCCGCCCCTTGAATGATGTCCATATTAAAGATGTGACAATTCATGCTAATCCTTTTGCTCAATAG
- the NIF3L1 gene encoding NIF3-like protein 1, translated as MPLSHLKLITRPFLQAPSLIVQPLRFAMDLKDLVSSLNNFASLTLAESWDNVGLLVEPSPPHIVNTLFLTNDLTEDVMQEALEKKANLILSYHPPIFHPLKRITWKTWKERLIIQALENRVGIYSPHTTYDAIPNGVNDWLATGLGACTSVPLKPATASTYPVGGPFRIEFSVSSAESVETVLSQVQAVPGVSLIATQPARIEGEEQTRVSLNCSRLALLQVGALLSQKSLLYQTTEIISLQKPLLADTGIGRLCTLHEPACVSLLIERLKSHLKLSHLRLALGAGKSLESSVKVVALCAGSGASILQDTESDLYVTGEMSHHEVLSAVSRGISVILCEHSNTERGFLLKLQQKLTVHLMKKINIIVSERDRDPLQVV; from the exons ATGCCGCTCTCCCATTTGAAGCTGATTACACGACCTTTTTTGCAAGCTCCATCCTTGATTGTTCAGCCTTTGCGCTTCGCCATGGATCTGAAAGACCTTGTTTCTTCCTTAAACAATTTTGCTTCGCTTACCCTGGCTGAAAGTTGGGATAATGTGGGGCTCTTGGTTGAGCCAAGTCCTCCTCATATTGTCAATACCCTTTTTCTCACCAATGATTTAACTGAGGACGTGATGCAGGAAGCCCTAGAAAAGAAAGCAAACCTCATTCTTTCTTATCATCCACCCATTTTCCACCCACTGAAACGTATAACATGGAAAACATGGAAGGAACGTCTGATAATCCAAGCCTTGGAAAATAGAGTTGGCATTTATTCTCCTCACACAACATATGATGCTATACCTAATGGAGTCAATGACTGGCTAGCTACAGGACTGG GTGCTTGCACTTCGGTTCCTCTGAAACCAGCTACCGCTTCCACTTACCCTGTAGGTGGGCCTTTCCGGATTGAATTCAGTGTATCCTCTGCAGAAAGTGTGGAAACGGTTTTATCCCAAGTCCAGGCAGTGCCAGGGGTGTCACTCATCGCAACTCAACCTGCCAG GATTGAAGGAGAAGAACAAACACGTGTCAGCTTGAACTGTTCTCGGCTAGCTTTATTGCAAGTGGGGGCCTTGCTTTCCCAGAAGAGCCTGCTATATCAAACGACAGAAATCATATCACTACAGAAG CCTCTGCTTGCCGATACTGGAATAGGACGTTTATGCACATTGCACGAACCGGCCTGTGTTTCTCTCTTGATTGAACGattgaaaagtcacttaaaattGTCTCATCTTCGTCTAGCTCTTGGAGCAGGAAAATCACTGG AGTCCTCAGTGAAGGTGGTTGCTCTTTGTGCTGGTTCAGGAGCAAGTATTTTACAAGACACAGAAAGTGATCTCTATGTGACTG GAGAGATGTCCCATCATGAGGTACTCAGTGCTGTTTCCAGAGGGATCTCTGTGATTTTGTGTGAGCACAGCAACACTGAACGCGGCTTTTTGTTAAAACTGCAACAAAAGCTGACTGTGCATCTTATGAAAAAGATCAATATCATAGTTTCTGAAAGAGATAGAGACCCCCTTCAAGTTGTGTAA